Proteins from a genomic interval of Trifolium pratense cultivar HEN17-A07 linkage group LG6, ARS_RC_1.1, whole genome shotgun sequence:
- the LOC123889927 gene encoding squamosa promoter-binding-like protein 7 encodes MDFGGNMFCLNNRDQSNNNNGNSNGFTTWGSTSNGTPATAWNMDIFHVPVENTAVSNHHDSDLSNVMMFNGGGDRHHRGSYMEPYGRGGSGSHVMPDPHLTCLKLGKRHYFEDVNGGGGGGGGLGDKRGKGYCGGGGGKVAAASFAVARCQVDGCHVALMNAKEYHRRHKVCEMHSKAPKVVVLGLEQRFCQQCSRFHVVSEFDDSKRSCRRRLAGHNERRRKSSQDSVARNSSQGGCALSLLSSRTDSWLSPADLSVRCSAALSELIAENRAAIMARQYVSDRDWHLHHHAVEDYREIQPESNYFPQQMFPQTH; translated from the exons atGGACTTTGGAGGGAACATGTTCTGTCTCAACAACAGAGACCAAAGTAATAACAATAACGGTAACAGTAACGGTTTTACTACTTGGGGTAGTACCAGTAATGGTACTCCTGCTACTGCATGGAACATGGACATTTTCCATGTTCCAGTTGAAAACACCGCCGTTAGTAACCATCACGATTCTGATTTAAGCAACGTGATGATGTTTAACGGCGGTGGTGACAGACATCATAGAGGGAGCTATATGGAACCGTATGGAAGAGGTGGGTCAGGGTCTCACGTGATGCCTGACCCACATCTCACATGTTTGAAGTTAGGGAAGAGACATTATTTTGAGGATGtgaatggtggtggtggtggtggtggagggtTGGGAGATAAGAGAGGAAAAGGGTactgtggtggtggtggtgggaaGGTGGCTGCGGCAAGTTTTGCGGTGGCGAGATGTCAGGTGGATGGATGCCACGTGGCATTGATGAATGCTAAGGAGTATCATAGGAGACATAAGGTTTGTGAGATGCATTCGAAGGCACCAAAAGTTGTGGTTTTGGGTTTAGAGCAGAGATTCTGCCAGCAGTGTAGCAG GTTCCATGTTGTGTCAGAATTTGATGATTCAAAGAGAAGTTGTAGAAGGAGACTTGCAGGGCACAatgagagaagaagaaagagcTCCCAAGATTCTGTTGCGAGGAATTCCTCACAAG GCGGGTGTGCTCTCTCTCTTCTGTCATCTCGGACTGATTCTTGGCTTTCACCTGCTGATCTCTCCGTAAGATGCAGTGCTGCGTTAAGCGAATTGATAGCAGAAAATCGGGCAGCAATCATGGCTAGGCAATATGTCTCAGATAGAGACTGGCATTTGCACCACCATGCCGTGGAAGACTACAGGGAGATCCAGCCCGAGTCGAATTATTTCCCACAACAAATGTTTCCTCAGACGCACTAG